In Apodemus sylvaticus chromosome 8, mApoSyl1.1, whole genome shotgun sequence, one genomic interval encodes:
- the Fezf2 gene encoding fez family zinc finger protein 2 — protein sequence MASSASLETMVPPACPRAGASPATSKTLAFSIERIMAKTSEPRAPFEPRPAALEADSSQSKKLLNLCSPLPCMIPLQPLGYEVPSKTLLSYSEFWKSSLRAGGGGGGGSGGGAPVCGASGLCKTNCGVCCKAELGLAPSALPAGRVIKPQVINQAVGLPASGSLYYFNYLDSTAYPPSELLGGHLFPSGLLNAQAPTSLAAHPKLFLLENAKLASLTADKFPHPAAYPHKERLHAPLEQVLKENSALTAERGGVKGHSKLPGGSTDSKPKNFTCEVCGKVFNAHYNLTRHMPVHTGARPFVCKVCGKGFRQASTLCRHKIIHTQEKPHKCNQCGKAFNRSSTLNTHIRIHAGYKPFVCEFCGKGFHQKGNYKNHKLTHSGEKQYKCTICNKAFHQVYNLTFHMHTHNDKKPFTCATCGKGFCRNFDLKKHVRKLHDSVGPTATPSAKDLARTVQS from the exons ATGGCCAGCTCAGCTTCCCTGGAGACCATGGTGCCCCCGGCCTGCCCGCGCGCTGGAGCGTCACCGGCCACTTCTAAAACACTAGCTTTCTCCATCGAGCGCATCATGGCCAAGACGTCCGAGCCTCGAGCGCCTTTTGAACCCCGGCCTGCTGCGCTAGAGGCCGACAGCAGCCAGAGCAAGAAACTGCTCAACCTCTGCTCGCCGCTGCCCTGTATGATCCCCCTCCAGCCTCTAGGCTACGAGGTGCCGTCCAAGACGCTGCTCAGTTACTCGgagttctggaagagcagcctccGGGCGGGCGGcggtggaggaggaggcagcggCGGGGGGGCCCCAGTGTGCGGCGCCAGCGGCTTGTGCAAAACCAACTGTGGCGTGTGCTGCAAGGCCGAACTGGGCCTCGCGCCTTCTGCACTGCCCGCCGGCAGGGTCATCAAGCCGCAGGTCATCAACCAGGCTGTGGGGCTGCCGGCCAGCGGCTCTCTCTACTACTTCAACTACCTGGACTCCACCGCTTACCCACCATCGGAGCTCCTCGGAGGCCACCTTTTCCCATCTGGCCTCCTCAACGCACAGGCCCCCACTTCCCTGGCTGCCCACCCTAAGCTTTTTCTGCTGGAGAATGCCAAACTAGCCAGCCTGACTGCGGACAAGTTCCCCCACCCAGCTGCCTATCCCCATAAGGAACGCTTGCACGCGCCGCTGGAGCAGGTGCTGAAGGAGAACTCGGCTTTGACCGCTGAGCGAGGGGGAGTCAAGGGCCACAGCAAACTACCAGGGGGCTCTACAGACAGCAAACCCAAAAACTTCACCTGCGAAGTGTGTGGCAAG GTGTTCAATGCTCACTATAACCTCACCCGCCACATGCCTGTCCACACCGGAGCTAGACCGTTTGTGTGCAAAGTCTGTGGCAAAGGCTTCCGCCAGGCTAGCACTCTCTGCAGACACAAAATTATCCATACCCAG GAAAAACCACATAAGTGTAACCAGTGCGGCAAAGCCTTCAATCGCAGCTCCACGCTCAACACGCACATCCGCATCCACGCGGGCTACAAGCCCTTCGTCTGCGAGTTTTGCGGCAAAGGCTTTCACCAAAAAG GGAACTACAAGAACCACAAGCTCACCCACAGCGGCGAGAAGCAGTACAAATGCACTATCTGTAACAAGGCCTTCCACCAGGTCTACAATCTGACcttccacatgcacacccacaacGACAAGAAGCCTTTCACGTGTGCCACTTGCGGCAAAGGTTTTTGCAGAAACTTTGACTTAAAGAAACATGTGCGCAAACTTCATGACAGCGTGGGTCCCACCGCCACCCCCTCAGCAAAGGACCTAGCCAGGACAGTTCAGAGCTGA